One Micromonospora sp. FIMYZ51 genomic window carries:
- the mycP gene encoding type VII secretion-associated serine protease mycosin yields MVHDRPLAALALLAAVATGALVVPAPPAAHAAPAVCPNPSDPGEVNKQTPWQQRWLAPQRVWPFSTGAGVRVAVIDSGTDSSHPQLAGRVTTGFDALRGTSGGDVDCVSHGTAVASIIAAGQREGVGFYGLAPDATIVPIRVSERSATEDDGGETVTAAVFAQAIRWAVDDGADVINMSVTLYRKYPEVEAAVQYAVDQDVVLVAAAGNLHQDGDGPDPVPYPAAYDGVIGVGAIDETGARIAKSQIGPYVDLVAPGGAVVAATRERGHAVYEGTSFATPVVSAAAALIRSAEPRLPAQEVTRRLLATADPARGSAAQGYGRGVVNPYRAVTERLTSAAPVAQPPLPEVPHDAVAQARADRWALVGQLALWIGLALAVLAVGVATLAALMPRGRRARWRPARPSAAPPARPEIDEPEEIFFRVPTSMARD; encoded by the coding sequence ATGGTCCACGACCGTCCGTTGGCGGCACTTGCCCTGCTCGCAGCGGTGGCAACCGGCGCACTTGTGGTGCCCGCGCCGCCGGCCGCCCATGCCGCACCTGCGGTCTGCCCGAATCCCAGCGATCCGGGCGAGGTGAACAAACAAACGCCCTGGCAGCAACGGTGGCTCGCGCCGCAGCGGGTGTGGCCGTTCAGCACCGGTGCCGGCGTACGGGTCGCCGTCATCGACTCCGGCACCGACAGCAGCCACCCGCAACTGGCCGGACGGGTCACCACCGGCTTCGACGCGCTGCGCGGCACGTCCGGCGGTGATGTCGACTGCGTGTCCCACGGCACCGCCGTGGCCAGCATCATCGCCGCCGGTCAGCGGGAGGGCGTCGGCTTCTACGGGCTGGCGCCGGACGCCACAATCGTGCCGATCCGGGTCAGCGAGCGCAGCGCCACCGAGGACGACGGCGGAGAGACCGTCACCGCCGCGGTCTTCGCGCAGGCGATCCGGTGGGCGGTCGACGACGGAGCCGACGTGATCAACATGTCGGTGACCCTGTACCGCAAGTACCCGGAGGTGGAGGCCGCCGTCCAGTACGCCGTGGACCAGGATGTCGTGCTGGTGGCCGCCGCCGGCAACCTCCACCAGGACGGCGACGGCCCCGATCCGGTGCCCTATCCCGCCGCGTACGACGGGGTGATCGGGGTGGGCGCCATCGACGAGACCGGCGCTCGGATCGCCAAGTCGCAGATCGGACCGTACGTGGACCTCGTCGCGCCGGGAGGCGCGGTGGTGGCGGCGACCCGGGAACGCGGTCACGCCGTGTACGAGGGCACGAGTTTCGCCACGCCGGTGGTGAGCGCCGCTGCGGCGCTGATCCGCTCAGCGGAACCCCGACTGCCGGCGCAGGAGGTCACCCGACGCCTGTTGGCCACCGCCGACCCGGCCCGGGGAAGCGCCGCGCAGGGCTACGGCCGGGGCGTGGTCAACCCGTACCGGGCGGTCACCGAACGACTGACCAGCGCGGCACCGGTGGCCCAGCCGCCGCTGCCCGAGGTGCCACACGACGCGGTGGCGCAGGCTCGCGCCGATCGCTGGGCGCTCGTCGGCCAGCTGGCGCTCTGGATCGGGCTGGCCCTGGCCGTTCTGGCGGTCGGCGTGGCGACACTTGCGGCGCTGATGCCGCGCGGCCGGCGCGCGCGCTGGCGGCCCGCCCGGCCGTCCGCAGCGCCACCCGCCCGGCCCGAGATCGACGAGCCGGAGGAGATCTTCTTCCGGGTACCCACCTCGATGGCCCGGGACTGA
- a CDS encoding WXG100 family type VII secretion target: MELKYNFAALNAAADNCGGAVRNMTSELEGLKSGIAPMLATWDGDAREAYFRRQTEWESAANDLRDLLGRIERALRESAATMQAREAANRAKFGG, encoded by the coding sequence ATGGAACTGAAGTACAACTTCGCCGCCCTGAACGCTGCGGCAGACAACTGCGGCGGCGCGGTCCGGAACATGACCAGCGAGCTGGAGGGCCTCAAGTCCGGCATCGCCCCGATGCTGGCCACCTGGGACGGTGACGCCCGCGAGGCATACTTCCGCCGGCAGACCGAATGGGAGTCGGCTGCCAACGACCTGCGTGACCTGCTTGGCCGGATCGAGCGGGCACTGCGCGAGTCGGCCGCCACCATGCAGGCCCGCGAGGCCGCCAACCGCGCCAAGTTCGGCGGCTGA
- a CDS encoding WXG100 family type VII secretion target, with protein sequence MSMRTDTGLMLKTEGDVDAVADRLTGNLNRLMDQLAPLYDQWKGAGAGSFQQVRERFDGDMARLNVALRAIAEAVGSAGKDYDVSDEEIRSEMQSAGASAGQITAALKL encoded by the coding sequence ATGTCGATGCGTACCGATACCGGCTTGATGCTGAAGACCGAGGGCGACGTCGATGCCGTCGCCGACCGGCTCACCGGCAACCTGAACCGGCTGATGGATCAGCTCGCGCCGCTCTACGACCAGTGGAAGGGTGCCGGTGCCGGCTCCTTCCAGCAGGTCCGTGAGCGGTTCGACGGGGACATGGCCCGGCTGAACGTCGCGCTGCGCGCGATCGCCGAGGCCGTCGGCTCGGCGGGTAAGGACTACGACGTCAGCGACGAGGAGATCAGGTCCGAGATGCAGAGCGCGGGTGCCAGCGCCGGCCAGATCACCGCTGCGCTGAAGCTCTGA
- the eccB gene encoding type VII secretion protein EccB, with translation MPSRRDQVQSYQFFLQRMTSALVAREPDPESAPFRRLGGAGFASVMVAVLCLAAVGVYGLLRPGGATKWKDNPAVILEKETGTRYLYREGRLHPVVNYASALLALGSAAPTVAVSRNSLVGTPRGPRIGIPDAPDALPARGRILAGPWTLCTQPARDAAGGTVVTTVLTVGRAPVGGREPGDAALLVRERKTKRMHLIWRDHRYEIRNEKIVLEGLTMSAEPVVEVGGAWLNALPAGEPIATRQVADRGSLSSALPDARVGQVFVVESQNGSRQYYLAERERLVPITPVQADVLLADDATEAAYPDGEKPAPIELAAGAAAGARKAAAPGQGRHRAPEQRPEIARLTGDQPAICAAYQPGQNEPTVLLDAQVQPVREPVRTREQTRDGVPLADRVVIEPGHGVLVTAVSAPEQESGTVNLVTDLGYRYPLASAEVSGMLGYAGVQPVRLPASLVVRLPAGPALDPTTAKLALDPE, from the coding sequence ATGCCGTCGCGGCGCGACCAGGTCCAGTCGTACCAATTCTTCCTCCAGCGGATGACCTCCGCGCTTGTGGCACGCGAGCCCGACCCGGAATCGGCGCCGTTCCGCCGGCTCGGCGGCGCGGGCTTCGCCAGCGTCATGGTGGCCGTGCTCTGCCTGGCGGCCGTCGGGGTGTACGGCCTGCTCCGCCCCGGCGGGGCCACGAAGTGGAAGGACAACCCCGCGGTCATCCTGGAGAAGGAGACCGGCACCCGGTACCTCTACCGGGAGGGGCGGCTGCATCCGGTGGTCAACTACGCCTCCGCCCTGCTGGCCCTCGGTTCGGCCGCGCCGACGGTCGCCGTCTCCCGCAACTCGCTTGTCGGCACGCCGCGCGGTCCCCGGATCGGCATCCCGGACGCGCCGGACGCGCTGCCGGCGCGCGGCCGGATCCTGGCCGGGCCCTGGACGCTCTGCACCCAACCGGCCCGCGACGCGGCCGGCGGCACCGTCGTCACCACGGTGCTCACCGTCGGCCGGGCCCCGGTCGGCGGGCGGGAACCGGGCGACGCCGCGCTGCTGGTCCGCGAACGCAAGACCAAGCGGATGCACCTGATCTGGCGGGATCACCGGTACGAGATCCGCAACGAGAAGATCGTGCTGGAGGGGCTCACCATGAGCGCCGAGCCGGTGGTCGAGGTCGGCGGTGCATGGTTGAACGCGCTGCCGGCCGGAGAACCCATCGCCACCCGCCAGGTGGCCGACCGGGGCTCGCTCTCGTCGGCGCTGCCGGATGCCCGGGTCGGCCAGGTGTTCGTGGTGGAGAGCCAGAACGGCAGCCGCCAGTACTACCTGGCGGAGCGGGAGCGACTCGTCCCGATCACCCCGGTGCAGGCGGACGTGCTGCTGGCCGACGACGCGACCGAGGCGGCGTATCCGGATGGCGAGAAACCGGCCCCGATCGAACTCGCCGCCGGTGCCGCGGCCGGTGCCCGCAAGGCGGCGGCGCCGGGCCAGGGTCGACACCGCGCGCCGGAGCAGCGGCCCGAGATCGCCCGGCTGACCGGCGACCAGCCGGCGATCTGCGCCGCGTACCAGCCGGGCCAGAACGAACCGACGGTGCTGCTCGACGCGCAGGTCCAACCGGTACGCGAGCCGGTGCGCACCCGGGAGCAGACCCGCGACGGGGTACCGCTGGCCGACCGGGTGGTCATCGAGCCGGGCCACGGCGTTCTGGTCACCGCCGTCTCCGCGCCCGAACAGGAGAGCGGCACCGTCAACCTGGTGACCGATCTCGGCTACCGCTACCCGCTGGCCTCGGCGGAGGTGTCCGGGATGCTGGGCTACGCGGGCGTGCAGCCGGTCCGCCTGCCCGCCAGCCTGGTGGTCCGGTTGCCCGCCGGCCCGGCCCTCGACCCGACGACCGCCAAGTTGGCGTTGGACCCGGAGTGA